The Halogeometricum borinquense DSM 11551 genome window below encodes:
- a CDS encoding ABC transporter permease: MNSYYLKRTGRAILTVWLVITLTFGMIRLLPGGPLTRIRAKLLRQGIPSDQVNELVSVYQNVQLDQPVYIQYFDYLMSFLQGDLGKSMTYDRTVTSIIAEALPWTIFVMVTATILMFAVGVVIGALQAYKEGSRFDSAMSVTSIILSSLPFYILGIVLVYILGYQLNVFPTGGQVASGVDPELSLTFFVSALKHAMLPIISIVITQAGVQALTMRGNSIQILGEDYVRVARLRGLSDNRISLRYVARNAILPMYTSFLTLIGFNLGGSVILERVFKYPGVGWYMFNALQARDYPLMMGIFLIITTALVFAVYIADLTYGIIDPRVSAGDSSETY; the protein is encoded by the coding sequence ATGAACTCGTACTATCTCAAACGAACCGGCCGTGCGATCCTAACAGTTTGGTTAGTGATCACTCTCACGTTCGGCATGATTCGGCTCCTCCCCGGCGGACCGCTGACTCGGATTCGCGCGAAACTCCTTCGGCAGGGCATTCCGTCCGATCAGGTGAACGAACTGGTCTCGGTGTATCAGAACGTGCAGTTGGATCAACCGGTGTATATCCAGTATTTCGACTACCTGATGAGCTTCTTACAAGGGGACCTCGGCAAGTCAATGACGTACGACCGGACGGTTACCAGCATCATCGCCGAGGCACTCCCCTGGACTATCTTCGTGATGGTCACGGCGACGATCCTCATGTTCGCAGTGGGTGTGGTGATCGGCGCGTTGCAGGCTTACAAAGAGGGATCACGGTTCGACTCCGCGATGAGCGTCACGTCGATCATCCTGTCGTCGCTCCCCTTCTACATTCTCGGCATCGTACTCGTCTACATTCTTGGCTATCAGCTCAACGTCTTCCCGACCGGCGGCCAAGTCGCGTCGGGCGTGGACCCCGAACTGTCGCTGACGTTCTTCGTCTCGGCTCTCAAACACGCAATGCTTCCGATTATCTCCATCGTCATCACGCAGGCGGGCGTGCAGGCGCTGACGATGCGTGGTAACAGTATCCAGATTCTCGGTGAGGATTACGTCCGCGTCGCCCGCCTTCGTGGCCTCTCGGATAACCGCATCTCGCTTCGGTATGTGGCTCGAAACGCGATTCTCCCGATGTACACGTCGTTTCTCACACTCATCGGATTCAACCTCGGTGGCTCGGTTATCCTCGAACGCGTCTTCAAATATCCCGGTGTGGGCTGGTACATGTTCAACGCGTTGCAGGCGCGAGACTACCCGTTGATGATGGGCATCTTCCTCATCATCACCACGGCGCTCGTCTTCGCAGTCTACATTGCGGATCTCACGTACGGCATCATCGATCCCCGCGTTAGCGCAGGTGATTCTAGTGAAACATACTGA
- a CDS encoding ABC transporter substrate-binding protein yields MANKQADYSSLVSRRRFIELTGVSGATALAGCSGGTDQEDGSTSDTNGETSSNTDPSSSDTVHDAELDGVNFLIPKNVQFNPYNPNNYTQIGLDYVFDLFVQFNYAKGEFIHYAISDWTVEPEQATITIRDGLTWFNGDPVTSRDIKTQFELQKYTGGELWQYAESVEMDGDTKLVINLAQETNPTIVKHTIAYNYTSVPHSVYGEYLKKIQEAESEEEENKAIAELTEFAPTDPLGCGAFEKQSADKQQAIYTRNPDHPDAENINFERYRSNYTGGNQATWQALLSGKVDAAYTLFTPSRIVDQLPDHWRVGKPPSNWGYGLAPNYNKSPLGKREMRQGIMYVLNRKQIVNNAAPNSKIYPEIPTAIAASQQERYLGDEIDTFESYGADKTMTSKAEAKFEEAGLTKEGGQWKDSSGSVVELPILVPSGWSDWVTAAQTAADQLSSFGFNSSLVSKDFGTVLKDWSNGNFTLASFYWLPGGARSAFPYFPIAHQLTPEYSGSSGSSITWGFSGTEELTVPSRTGSGTETVELKPAVKQLAQTIDEEKVRTQIRDLAWVANQELPMLPIAEKQNQSWISSKGWNLPPEGSDKYSAKWPCSWLPRQGDMTYAGE; encoded by the coding sequence ATGGCGAATAAGCAAGCAGACTATAGTAGCCTCGTTAGCCGACGGCGTTTCATCGAATTAACTGGCGTCTCCGGAGCAACCGCGTTAGCCGGCTGTTCGGGCGGGACTGATCAAGAAGACGGTTCGACCTCGGATACGAATGGTGAAACGAGTTCGAACACAGATCCGAGTAGTAGCGATACGGTTCACGATGCCGAACTGGACGGCGTTAACTTCCTCATCCCCAAGAACGTCCAGTTCAATCCGTACAATCCCAACAACTACACGCAGATCGGACTCGATTACGTATTCGACCTTTTCGTGCAGTTCAACTACGCGAAGGGCGAGTTCATTCACTACGCAATCTCCGACTGGACAGTCGAACCCGAGCAGGCGACGATCACGATTCGTGACGGACTGACGTGGTTCAACGGGGACCCGGTCACGTCGCGAGACATCAAGACGCAGTTCGAACTCCAGAAGTACACCGGCGGGGAACTCTGGCAGTACGCTGAGTCGGTCGAGATGGATGGCGATACGAAACTCGTGATCAATCTCGCACAGGAAACGAATCCGACTATCGTCAAGCACACCATCGCGTACAACTACACGTCGGTGCCGCACAGCGTCTACGGAGAGTACCTGAAGAAAATTCAAGAAGCGGAGTCCGAAGAGGAGGAGAACAAGGCGATTGCGGAACTCACTGAGTTCGCGCCGACCGATCCGCTCGGTTGCGGGGCATTCGAGAAACAGTCCGCAGACAAACAGCAGGCGATCTACACCCGTAATCCGGATCATCCCGACGCGGAGAATATCAACTTCGAACGGTACCGGTCGAACTACACCGGCGGGAATCAGGCCACGTGGCAAGCGCTCTTATCAGGGAAAGTTGATGCGGCTTATACCCTGTTTACGCCCTCGCGTATCGTTGATCAGCTTCCGGACCACTGGCGCGTCGGGAAGCCCCCGTCAAACTGGGGATACGGTCTCGCGCCGAACTACAACAAATCCCCCCTCGGCAAACGGGAGATGCGGCAGGGAATCATGTACGTCCTGAACCGCAAACAGATCGTCAACAACGCAGCGCCGAACTCGAAGATTTACCCGGAGATACCGACGGCAATCGCCGCCAGCCAACAGGAGCGGTATCTCGGGGACGAAATCGATACGTTCGAATCCTACGGTGCAGACAAGACGATGACGAGCAAGGCCGAGGCGAAGTTCGAGGAAGCCGGACTCACTAAGGAGGGCGGTCAGTGGAAAGACAGCAGCGGCAGTGTCGTCGAGTTGCCCATTCTCGTCCCCAGCGGCTGGAGTGACTGGGTTACCGCGGCGCAGACCGCCGCCGACCAACTCAGCTCCTTTGGCTTCAACTCCTCTCTCGTCTCGAAGGACTTCGGAACGGTGTTGAAAGATTGGTCCAACGGGAACTTCACACTGGCTTCGTTCTACTGGTTGCCCGGTGGCGCTCGTTCGGCATTCCCGTACTTCCCGATCGCTCATCAACTCACCCCCGAGTACTCGGGGAGTTCCGGCTCATCGATTACGTGGGGCTTCTCGGGCACGGAAGAACTCACCGTCCCGTCACGCACCGGATCGGGCACAGAAACAGTCGAGCTAAAACCGGCGGTCAAACAACTGGCACAGACGATTGACGAAGAGAAAGTGAGAACTCAAATCCGCGACCTCGCATGGGTCGCAAACCAGGAGCTTCCGATGCTTCCCATCGCCGAGAAACAGAATCAATCGTGGATCAGTAGTAAGGGATGGAATCTCCCGCCGGAAGGTTCTGACAAATACAGCGCCAAATGGCCGTGCAGTTGGCTCCCCCGCCAAGGGGACATGACGTACGCAGGAGAGTAA
- a CDS encoding HEAT repeat domain-containing protein has protein sequence MSTTESITELDVDDVSPGDVTIPTLRAALTDDENLVRDRAAAVCVTFADEDVEVVLPLLPAIVTAARDENVNVALKAVTVLNVVAQQQPTELNEATETLATLLTHDLPRVQLFAAKAVQTIGAEHPEWFTSHPEPLLEALRADITDPTSEATELTGTMADPLQRQFAAVSHGEQFQQYSVQATAGNLLIEIADRDPAAIAPYAPAIMDALTAEDLNVVACAAEILGRIGQMEAVDTAALVPPLVECLDSESEVVAARSITALGHIGSATAVEPLRSAAKRYDNGDLRELAVRTADWLDRERA, from the coding sequence ATGAGCACTACAGAGTCGATAACGGAACTCGATGTGGACGACGTCTCGCCGGGAGACGTTACTATTCCCACCTTACGGGCGGCGTTAACCGACGACGAAAATCTCGTCCGCGACCGCGCGGCCGCAGTCTGTGTGACGTTCGCAGATGAAGATGTCGAGGTGGTTCTTCCACTCCTTCCGGCGATTGTTACGGCTGCGCGGGACGAGAACGTCAACGTCGCGCTGAAAGCGGTTACGGTACTGAACGTCGTCGCACAGCAGCAACCGACAGAACTGAATGAGGCAACGGAGACGTTGGCGACATTGCTGACTCACGACCTCCCACGAGTCCAACTGTTCGCCGCAAAGGCTGTCCAGACAATCGGTGCCGAGCATCCCGAGTGGTTCACCAGTCACCCCGAGCCGTTGCTGGAGGCACTCAGAGCCGACATCACTGACCCGACCAGCGAGGCGACAGAACTCACCGGGACGATGGCTGACCCGCTTCAAAGGCAGTTCGCTGCGGTCAGCCACGGTGAGCAGTTCCAGCAGTACAGCGTCCAAGCGACCGCGGGGAATCTCCTCATCGAAATTGCCGACCGTGATCCGGCCGCTATCGCACCGTACGCACCTGCGATCATGGATGCGCTCACGGCCGAAGACCTGAACGTTGTCGCGTGTGCCGCAGAGATTCTCGGGCGCATCGGTCAGATGGAGGCGGTTGACACGGCGGCGTTAGTTCCGCCGCTCGTCGAGTGTCTCGACAGTGAAAGCGAGGTCGTGGCAGCACGCTCGATAACGGCGCTCGGGCACATCGGTTCCGCGACTGCCGTTGAACCACTCCGTAGCGCAGCAAAACGGTACGACAACGGCGACCTTCGGGAACTGGCCGTGCGGACGGCCGACTGGCTAGATCGTGAACGGGCATAG
- the dgoD gene encoding galactonate dehydratase — MQITDYELFEVPPRWLFLRIETDDGLVGWGEPIVEGRAKTVKTAVTEVMDGYLLGKDPQRIQDHWQAMYRGGFYRGGPVLMSAMAGIDQALWDIKGKRYDAPVYELLGGKARDKVRVYQWIGGDRPEDLIAEAEKLVNAGYTAIKMDATERTAHIDTPAAIDTIVERISGVRKEIGDEVDLCVDFRGRVAKPMAKQLLSELESVRPMFVEEPLLPEHSDQLANVATHSTVPIATGERMYSRWDFKPLFEDGAVDVIQPNVSHAGGISEVRRIASMAEAYNVAVAPNCPLGPIALAASLQVSTATPNLLVQDQGFDIESGRRNNGSNYLAGSGFEFEDGYLIPTDQPGLGITPDRDTIAARAQDDTDWHNPIWRHPDGSVAEW; from the coding sequence ATGCAAATCACCGACTACGAGTTGTTTGAAGTCCCGCCCCGTTGGCTCTTCTTGCGGATCGAAACCGACGATGGGCTAGTCGGGTGGGGAGAACCAATCGTTGAGGGTCGCGCGAAGACCGTCAAGACCGCAGTGACTGAGGTGATGGACGGCTACCTTCTCGGGAAGGACCCTCAACGGATACAAGATCACTGGCAAGCGATGTACCGGGGTGGGTTCTACCGCGGCGGTCCCGTTTTGATGAGTGCGATGGCAGGTATCGATCAAGCCCTCTGGGACATTAAAGGAAAACGCTACGATGCGCCGGTCTATGAACTCTTAGGCGGGAAAGCGCGCGATAAGGTTCGCGTCTATCAGTGGATTGGAGGCGACCGCCCGGAAGACCTCATCGCAGAAGCAGAAAAACTCGTCAACGCGGGATACACGGCCATCAAGATGGACGCGACCGAACGAACAGCGCACATCGACACGCCAGCGGCCATCGACACAATCGTCGAACGGATCAGCGGTGTCCGGAAGGAAATCGGCGATGAGGTTGACCTTTGCGTTGACTTCCGGGGACGCGTGGCGAAGCCGATGGCAAAGCAGTTGCTGTCCGAACTCGAAAGCGTTCGGCCGATGTTCGTCGAAGAACCGCTACTCCCGGAACACAGCGATCAGTTGGCGAACGTTGCGACGCATTCTACTGTGCCCATCGCCACTGGAGAGCGGATGTACTCGCGGTGGGATTTCAAACCGCTCTTTGAGGACGGCGCAGTTGATGTCATCCAGCCGAACGTCTCACACGCTGGCGGCATCTCGGAAGTGCGCCGTATCGCCAGCATGGCCGAAGCCTACAACGTCGCAGTTGCACCGAACTGTCCGCTCGGCCCGATAGCACTCGCCGCCTCGTTGCAGGTGAGTACCGCCACGCCGAACCTTCTCGTTCAGGACCAAGGCTTCGATATCGAATCCGGCCGTCGAAACAACGGATCGAACTACCTCGCCGGTTCGGGATTCGAGTTCGAAGACGGCTATCTCATCCCGACTGACCAGCCGGGACTCGGAATTACGCCCGACAGAGACACCATCGCCGCGCGAGCGCAGGACGATACTGACTGGCACAATCCGATTTGGCGGCATCCGGACGGAAGCGTCGCCGAGTGGTGA
- a CDS encoding IclR family transcriptional regulator, producing the protein MKASNTAMVGATETSFDILQALRELGGAGVTETAEHLDIPKSTAHKHLHTLAQLGYVTNEDGTYDLGLLFVGLGQYVQANSALVQATGPVVERLAETTEAVAGFFVERGGRGFEVNQVTAGTSRDLDGGLSKYLHSTAPGKAILAKLPDERVDEIVDQHGLPALTPHTITTRSALEDELARIRDRGIAFDREENRTGMRGVAIPVVHDGIRGAMYVVGPQRRLTGKWFNENIPGIIISSVKTVEQRLREQD; encoded by the coding sequence ATGAAGGCCTCCAACACAGCGATGGTGGGTGCGACGGAGACATCCTTCGATATCCTCCAAGCGCTTCGAGAGCTCGGTGGCGCAGGGGTTACCGAGACAGCAGAGCACCTCGACATTCCGAAGAGTACCGCTCACAAGCACCTCCATACGCTGGCACAGTTAGGATACGTTACGAACGAAGACGGAACGTACGACCTCGGACTCCTGTTCGTCGGACTCGGGCAGTACGTTCAAGCGAACAGTGCGTTGGTCCAAGCGACGGGACCGGTCGTCGAGCGTCTCGCTGAGACGACCGAAGCGGTGGCCGGATTCTTTGTCGAACGCGGCGGTCGAGGCTTCGAGGTGAATCAAGTCACCGCTGGAACATCCCGCGACCTCGACGGCGGCCTCTCGAAATACCTCCATTCCACTGCGCCGGGAAAGGCAATTTTGGCGAAACTTCCCGACGAAAGAGTTGACGAAATCGTCGATCAACACGGCCTTCCGGCTCTGACGCCGCATACGATCACAACGCGGTCAGCGCTCGAAGACGAACTGGCGCGTATCCGGGACCGAGGAATCGCCTTCGACAGAGAAGAAAACCGAACAGGAATGCGAGGCGTCGCAATCCCGGTCGTCCACGACGGCATTCGAGGAGCGATGTACGTCGTTGGCCCGCAACGACGGTTGACAGGGAAGTGGTTCAACGAGAATATCCCGGGAATCATCATCAGTTCCGTCAAAACCGTCGAACAACGACTCCGCGAGCAGGACTGA
- a CDS encoding GNAT family N-acetyltransferase — protein sequence MTTSVERLVSREEIFEGIDVWNRQHPDFRISDALIEQNLFAPLPDIEVRCYGGYDEHELVSFAVLKQLDSPVREFEDTDTAWLSLFAFEPDSERARTLSKDLLTTVVDKHVAADHSTLHFGCSPQNFVSGVPSTFPEPYRNVLRDVGFESQQTVYDLSRAITRFDDPATVESVGRELETLRVERATGSEADLLSFLEDQFPGRWYYEARNICRIPGGAADYWLLRWDGDVVGFARSNRWDGSYRGPNVNWGWRLSNVYCGVGPLGIHEEQQGRGWGLFMITKIVQRLKQDGYDTMVIDWTDIPGYYEKLGFERWISYERMARE from the coding sequence ATGACAACTAGTGTCGAAAGGCTAGTCAGTCGAGAGGAGATATTCGAGGGTATCGACGTTTGGAATCGTCAGCATCCCGACTTTCGAATCTCCGACGCACTTATCGAGCAGAATCTCTTTGCACCGCTTCCGGATATCGAAGTCCGTTGCTATGGTGGATATGATGAACACGAACTCGTTTCGTTCGCGGTCCTCAAACAACTCGACAGTCCAGTACGGGAATTTGAGGACACTGACACGGCGTGGCTTTCGTTGTTCGCATTCGAACCAGACTCCGAACGAGCGCGAACACTCAGCAAAGATCTACTGACGACCGTCGTGGATAAACACGTCGCCGCTGACCACTCAACGCTACATTTCGGCTGTAGCCCCCAGAACTTTGTGTCTGGAGTTCCGTCAACGTTCCCGGAACCGTATCGAAATGTGCTTCGTGATGTTGGGTTCGAATCCCAACAAACAGTGTACGATCTGAGTCGAGCGATTACGAGGTTCGACGACCCGGCTACCGTAGAGTCGGTCGGACGCGAATTGGAGACGCTCCGTGTAGAACGGGCTACTGGATCCGAGGCAGATCTGCTGTCGTTCCTCGAAGATCAATTTCCGGGGCGCTGGTACTACGAAGCGCGCAATATCTGTCGTATCCCCGGTGGAGCGGCCGACTACTGGCTGCTCCGCTGGGACGGTGATGTTGTTGGCTTCGCTCGTAGTAATCGCTGGGATGGATCGTATCGGGGACCGAACGTCAACTGGGGATGGCGTTTGTCCAACGTGTACTGTGGTGTTGGCCCGCTCGGGATCCACGAAGAGCAGCAAGGTCGCGGATGGGGGTTGTTCATGATCACGAAAATCGTACAGCGGCTGAAACAGGACGGATACGACACGATGGTTATCGACTGGACCGATATTCCGGGATATTACGAAAAGCTCGGGTTCGAAAGATGGATCTCTTACGAACGAATGGCAAGAGAATAG
- a CDS encoding amphi-Trp domain-containing protein, which produces MSDSNESADTESERTTIRSGREFEQEYRLDASEAGKFLINLGEQLRDEDELTISTEKWELPFAFGEPIELEIDFDGVGDPELEVELSLPGRTDEKAPDIE; this is translated from the coding sequence ATGTCCGACTCAAACGAAAGTGCTGACACGGAAAGCGAACGAACGACGATTCGGTCCGGACGTGAGTTCGAACAGGAGTACCGCCTTGACGCGAGCGAAGCGGGGAAATTTCTAATCAATCTCGGCGAACAGCTTCGCGATGAAGACGAGCTAACGATTTCCACCGAAAAGTGGGAGCTCCCGTTTGCGTTCGGCGAGCCGATCGAGTTGGAAATTGATTTTGACGGAGTTGGGGATCCCGAACTCGAAGTCGAACTGTCGCTACCGGGACGAACCGATGAAAAAGCGCCTGATATAGAGTAG